The Longimicrobiales bacterium genome includes a window with the following:
- a CDS encoding bifunctional 3,4-dihydroxy-2-butanone-4-phosphate synthase/GTP cyclohydrolase II, with product MKFDRVEDAIEDVRQGKMIIVADDEDRENEGDIVMAASMVTPEHVNFMLKNARGLICVAMTPERADRLDLPPMADRNTDPKGTAFTIAVDAHQKFGVTTGISAYDRAKTIEVLADEHSVPSDLTRPGHMFPLRAKAGGVLRRVGQTEASVDLAKLAGLPPVGVICEILSDDGTMARRPQLEAFAKEHGLKFVTVAQLVAHRLTRTRIVERIAEVDLPTRLGDFRVVAYESVLDKREHLALIKGDIDKKANVLVRMHSECMTGDVFGSMRCDCGEQLAAAMEQIEEEGQGAIVYLRQEGRGIGLANKLKAYQLQDEGLDTVEANQKLGFKPDLRDYGIGAQILLDLGLHSIRLLTNNPKKIVGLDGYDIEVTGREPLRVVPGKHNEKYLDTKRTKMGHII from the coding sequence ATGAAGTTCGATCGCGTCGAAGATGCCATTGAAGACGTCCGGCAGGGCAAGATGATCATCGTCGCGGACGACGAGGATCGTGAGAACGAAGGTGACATCGTCATGGCAGCCAGTATGGTCACGCCTGAACACGTCAACTTCATGCTCAAGAACGCCCGGGGGCTCATCTGTGTCGCTATGACCCCGGAGCGTGCAGACCGGCTCGACTTGCCACCGATGGCCGACCGGAACACCGACCCAAAGGGCACCGCGTTCACGATTGCCGTCGACGCCCACCAGAAGTTCGGGGTCACGACCGGCATCAGCGCGTACGATCGCGCCAAAACCATCGAGGTCCTCGCAGACGAACACTCCGTGCCGTCGGACCTGACTCGCCCTGGACACATGTTCCCGTTGCGGGCCAAGGCGGGTGGTGTCCTTCGGCGCGTCGGACAAACCGAGGCGTCGGTAGACCTCGCCAAACTCGCCGGCCTACCGCCCGTAGGTGTGATCTGTGAAATACTCTCAGATGACGGGACGATGGCGCGCCGCCCTCAACTCGAAGCCTTCGCGAAAGAGCATGGGCTCAAGTTCGTCACGGTCGCGCAGTTAGTGGCTCACCGCCTGACGCGCACCCGAATCGTGGAGCGCATCGCGGAGGTCGACCTGCCGACGCGCCTAGGCGACTTCCGAGTCGTCGCCTACGAAAGTGTCTTGGACAAGCGCGAGCACCTCGCGCTCATCAAGGGTGATATCGACAAGAAGGCCAACGTCTTGGTTCGGATGCACTCGGAGTGCATGACCGGCGACGTATTCGGTTCCATGCGTTGTGACTGCGGAGAACAGCTCGCAGCGGCCATGGAGCAGATCGAAGAAGAGGGGCAGGGCGCCATCGTATACCTGCGGCAGGAAGGGCGCGGCATCGGGCTGGCGAACAAGCTCAAGGCGTACCAGCTCCAGGACGAGGGACTCGACACGGTCGAAGCCAACCAGAAGTTGGGCTTTAAGCCAGATCTTCGTGATTACGGCATCGGCGCCCAGATTCTGCTGGACCTCGGACTGCACTCGATTCGCCTTCTTACAAACAATCCGAAGAAGATCGTCGGCCTGGATGGTTATGACATCGAGGTTACGGGGCGAGAGCCTTTGCGCGTCGTGCCGGGGAAGCATAATGAGAAGTACCTCGATACGAAGCGTACCAAAATGGGACATATCATTTGA
- the ribH gene encoding 6,7-dimethyl-8-ribityllumazine synthase codes for MSTDGSHVDGSKGAFDASGRRIALLVSRFNSEITDRLLHGAVECLTEHGAEESDIDVVFVPGAWELPQTAAKVVRQTRHDAVVALGCVIRGDTPHFDYVCSEVSAGLGAVARDAAIPVLFGVLTTDDAAQALARAGAGKNNKGYECAIAALEMIEVFRELES; via the coding sequence TTGAGCACTGATGGATCACACGTCGATGGTTCGAAAGGTGCCTTCGACGCCTCTGGCCGCCGGATCGCTCTCCTTGTGAGCCGATTTAACTCCGAGATCACGGACCGTCTTTTGCACGGGGCGGTTGAGTGCCTCACCGAGCACGGAGCAGAGGAGTCGGACATTGACGTCGTGTTCGTGCCGGGAGCTTGGGAGCTTCCGCAGACAGCTGCGAAGGTGGTACGCCAGACGCGTCACGATGCGGTAGTGGCTCTCGGGTGTGTCATTCGCGGCGATACTCCACACTTCGACTATGTGTGTAGCGAAGTCTCTGCGGGCCTCGGCGCCGTCGCGCGAGACGCCGCTATCCCGGTCTTGTTCGGCGTGCTGACCACGGACGATGCGGCTCAGGCGTTGGCCCGAGCCGGGGCTGGCAAAAACAACAAGGGCTACGAGTGCGCGATCGCCGCGCTCGAGATGATCGAAGTTTTCCGGGAGTTGGAATCTTGA
- the nusB gene encoding transcription antitermination factor NusB produces MSDDETISLPDRIDRMRARAWILQIHYRWESAAFDGTLRDALVDTTATRLVAKRRLPYIREVLQLMDEHLSEIDAMLQNSLDNWRLERLSTIDRAVLRIGATEIVYMEDVPPKVSIQEGIRLAEAYGGSESPRFVNGVLDALYKGLLETIG; encoded by the coding sequence TTGAGTGACGATGAGACCATCAGCCTTCCGGATCGCATCGATCGGATGCGTGCGAGGGCATGGATCCTGCAGATCCACTATCGGTGGGAGAGCGCGGCATTCGACGGAACGCTTCGAGACGCCTTGGTCGATACGACAGCGACTCGGCTCGTGGCCAAGCGGCGGCTGCCCTACATCCGGGAGGTCTTGCAACTCATGGACGAGCACCTCTCTGAAATCGATGCTATGCTGCAGAACTCATTGGACAACTGGCGGCTGGAGCGACTTTCTACGATCGACCGAGCCGTACTTCGCATCGGGGCAACGGAAATCGTGTACATGGAAGATGTGCCGCCCAAAGTGTCGATTCAGGAAGGCATCAGGCTCGCGGAAGCGTACGGTGGTTCGGAGTCACCCCGTTTCGTGAACGGCGTTCTGGATGCCCTCTACAAGGGACTTCTGGAAACCATCGGGTGA
- a CDS encoding glycosyltransferase family 4 protein has protein sequence MKILVANWLDRENPQAGGAEEHLHQIFGRLVARGHDVTLLCSGWKGCRQRTVLDGIQVHRSGARYTFSLTGPRYFKRHLARNDFDVVVEDLNKVPLFTPYWTDAPVVPLVHHLFGTTAFQEASFPLAAATWLLERTIPQVFKGMPSIAVSESTKADLIGRGLKTDIEVITNGIDLEKYFPAPPAQKAADPTLLYLGRVKKYKGIDLLLRAVARLEEEGLRLRFKVAGTGDARASLEALAVGLNIQDRVDFLGFVDEETKLELLRTSWVHGLTSPKEGWGIANLEAAGCGTPAVSSDSPGLRESVVHERTGLLVPHGDIGALAEALGRLVREPGLRAEMGRAARAFAESFSWDASTEATERFLTRVVGNSQPG, from the coding sequence ATGAAGATCCTGGTCGCGAACTGGCTGGACCGGGAGAACCCGCAGGCTGGCGGTGCTGAAGAGCACTTGCACCAGATCTTCGGGCGACTCGTTGCACGAGGTCATGACGTGACCCTCCTTTGCTCCGGCTGGAAGGGCTGCAGGCAGAGGACCGTGCTGGACGGCATTCAGGTTCATCGCTCCGGGGCGCGCTACACCTTCTCCCTAACCGGGCCCCGGTACTTCAAACGGCACCTCGCCCGCAACGATTTCGACGTGGTCGTCGAAGACCTCAACAAGGTCCCGCTTTTCACCCCCTACTGGACCGACGCTCCAGTCGTGCCGCTCGTTCACCACCTGTTCGGGACGACCGCCTTTCAGGAAGCTTCGTTCCCGCTCGCTGCTGCGACGTGGCTCCTGGAGCGCACCATCCCACAGGTCTTCAAAGGGATGCCGAGTATCGCGGTGTCCGAGAGTACGAAAGCGGACTTGATCGGGCGGGGACTCAAAACCGACATCGAAGTGATCACCAACGGGATCGATCTGGAGAAGTACTTTCCGGCTCCGCCCGCCCAGAAGGCGGCGGATCCCACGTTGCTGTATTTGGGCCGAGTGAAGAAGTACAAGGGCATCGACCTGTTGTTGCGCGCAGTCGCTCGCCTTGAGGAGGAAGGCCTCCGCCTGCGCTTCAAGGTCGCGGGTACGGGTGATGCGCGTGCCTCGCTCGAGGCTCTCGCGGTGGGACTGAACATACAAGACCGAGTGGATTTCCTCGGCTTCGTCGACGAAGAAACAAAACTCGAGCTCCTGCGGACTTCCTGGGTGCATGGCCTGACGTCGCCCAAGGAAGGGTGGGGAATCGCCAATTTGGAGGCCGCCGGATGTGGCACGCCCGCAGTGTCGAGTGATTCGCCCGGACTCAGAGAATCCGTCGTTCATGAACGCACGGGGCTGCTCGTCCCACACGGTGATATTGGTGCGCTGGCAGAAGCTCTGGGGCGCCTCGTGAGGGAGCCCGGCCTGCGCGCGGAGATGGGCCGTGCGGCCCGTGCCTTTGCCGAGTCATTCTCGTGGGATGCTTCAACGGAGGCCACCGAACGCTTCCTCACGCGGGTGGTCGGCAACTCACAGCCCGGCTAA
- the hprK gene encoding HPr(Ser) kinase/phosphatase: protein MNSVGIGDILEAKSQTLGLEVLTPDVSLDRAASDPDITSPGLALAGHTTRTPFGRMWVFGETEMTYLEGLDEAEARSRLRDLFAFDVPAVFITKGQVVPEYFIEEAQNADVPVLRSSESTKYFYERIKSFLERGMAPQTTLHGSLADVYGVGLLFVGESGVGKSECVLDLVERGHRLVADDLVLVTKQGNDVLIGRGHELQKHHMEIRGVGIIDISAMFGVRAIRQQKRIEVIVYLEDWNQEGNYSRTGLEEEFEDILGIQIPKVTVPLNPGKNITVIAEVIAMDHLLKYSGVHSARRFDEKIRQYLEQDYE from the coding sequence TTGAACAGTGTAGGAATCGGAGACATCCTCGAAGCCAAGAGCCAGACGCTCGGCCTTGAGGTGTTGACCCCAGATGTGTCCCTGGACCGCGCCGCTTCTGATCCGGACATCACCTCGCCCGGATTGGCCCTCGCGGGACACACAACCCGGACTCCATTCGGTCGAATGTGGGTCTTCGGTGAGACTGAGATGACGTACCTCGAGGGACTCGACGAGGCCGAGGCTCGGTCGCGGTTGCGCGACCTGTTCGCCTTCGACGTCCCCGCCGTGTTCATCACCAAGGGACAGGTGGTGCCTGAGTATTTCATCGAGGAAGCGCAGAACGCCGACGTGCCGGTACTTCGATCCAGTGAGAGCACGAAGTACTTCTATGAGCGGATAAAGTCGTTCCTCGAACGGGGGATGGCACCGCAGACGACACTCCACGGCTCCCTCGCAGACGTTTACGGCGTGGGCCTGCTCTTCGTGGGAGAGAGTGGCGTCGGGAAGTCCGAGTGTGTCCTTGATCTTGTGGAGCGGGGCCACCGACTGGTCGCGGATGACCTGGTCCTTGTCACGAAGCAAGGAAACGACGTCCTCATCGGTCGTGGGCACGAACTGCAAAAGCACCACATGGAGATCCGGGGGGTCGGGATCATCGATATCTCGGCGATGTTCGGTGTCCGGGCGATCCGGCAACAGAAGCGGATCGAGGTCATCGTCTATCTCGAAGACTGGAACCAGGAGGGCAACTACTCGCGGACCGGACTGGAAGAGGAGTTCGAGGACATTCTCGGGATTCAGATACCGAAAGTCACGGTGCCTCTGAATCCCGGAAAAAATATTACGGTGATCGCCGAAGTGATCGCTATGGATCATCTCTTGAAGTACTCCGGCGTCCACTCAGCCCGACGTTTCGACGAAAAGATCCGTCAGTACCTGGAGCAGGATTATGAGTGA
- a CDS encoding PTS sugar transporter subunit IIB produces the protein MSIELFRVDERLIHGQVVIGWGHQVRPDRYVVVDDELASSEWEQDLYRLGAGTADILFVDTAGAVSRIAEWCDDEPRTILLTRDVTTMCRLGDSGALRDQSVNLGGIHHGPGRREVLTYLHLTEAEMDDLRALEAGGAKVTARDLPDAREAPLSQLVGR, from the coding sequence TTGTCGATTGAACTGTTTCGGGTCGACGAACGACTGATCCACGGTCAGGTCGTCATAGGCTGGGGGCACCAGGTCCGCCCGGATCGATACGTCGTTGTCGACGACGAACTCGCGTCGAGTGAATGGGAACAGGATCTATATCGGCTTGGAGCCGGTACGGCCGACATCCTCTTTGTGGACACAGCGGGCGCGGTGTCCCGGATCGCCGAGTGGTGTGACGACGAGCCGAGGACGATCCTGCTGACCCGCGACGTCACAACGATGTGCCGGCTCGGGGACAGTGGAGCACTTCGCGACCAGTCCGTGAACCTCGGGGGGATTCATCACGGCCCCGGTCGTCGCGAAGTGCTCACCTATCTGCACCTCACAGAAGCGGAGATGGATGACCTGAGAGCCCTTGAGGCTGGGGGCGCGAAGGTTACCGCCCGCGATCTTCCAGACGCACGCGAGGCCCCCCTCTCTCAGCTTGTGGGCCGGTAG
- a CDS encoding PTS sugar transporter subunit IIC, with product MELLYIGLLGGLLALDTTSVGQFMFSRPLVAGAVTGWVLGDLSLGLTIGVVLETYMLVSFPSGGARFPDGTTATVVAVAAASVVPSAGALPLAVGAGLFWGQVGGWSVTTLRKLNGRLVPESSDPSVTVRRVTLVQLSSVLLDFLRGVIVTVVGAGLGRLVVSALADSWPLAEAPSLGLLVVGGAVSVGILLHDLGGFRKRRVLFVAGLALGIIGARFL from the coding sequence GTGGAACTCCTCTACATCGGGCTGCTAGGAGGCCTCCTAGCACTTGATACGACGTCCGTCGGGCAGTTCATGTTTTCGCGCCCGTTGGTGGCAGGGGCCGTCACAGGTTGGGTACTGGGCGACCTCTCGCTCGGCTTGACGATCGGCGTCGTCCTCGAGACCTACATGCTCGTTTCCTTTCCTAGCGGGGGCGCTCGGTTCCCGGATGGAACCACCGCCACTGTCGTCGCAGTCGCAGCCGCGTCGGTGGTGCCCAGCGCGGGAGCTTTGCCGTTGGCGGTCGGAGCAGGCCTTTTTTGGGGCCAGGTCGGCGGATGGTCGGTAACGACGCTCCGGAAACTGAACGGGCGTCTCGTTCCGGAGTCCTCAGATCCATCTGTGACCGTCCGTAGGGTAACCCTCGTTCAGTTGAGTAGTGTGCTCTTGGACTTCCTCCGAGGGGTGATTGTGACCGTCGTGGGAGCGGGCCTCGGACGGTTGGTCGTCTCTGCTTTGGCCGACTCGTGGCCCCTCGCAGAAGCTCCGTCCCTGGGACTTCTAGTTGTCGGTGGCGCGGTCTCGGTAGGCATCTTACTTCACGACCTGGGCGGCTTTCGCAAGCGCCGCGTGTTGTTCGTCGCTGGGCTCGCGCTGGGCATCATCGGGGCGCGCTTTTTATGA
- a CDS encoding PTS system mannose/fructose/sorbose family transporter subunit IID, giving the protein MSPPLTRSTVISAFLRSFLIQGSWNYRTMIGNGFAFAMLPALKRMFGDDPEALDASLRRHVNHFNVHPYLSGLALGAALRLEADGTDAETVTRFKMAIRGPLGGLGDALVWATWLPAVSMLALALWWVGTPDWMTVVFFLVLYNAGHLALRVWGFRSGLREGREVAQALTRANLVNIHDRLREAATVMIGLLVGVALASPTGLVHTGLPWAALGMLAFVVGLKIGHRIWRPTAIAVVTAIASLSTWGIVT; this is encoded by the coding sequence ATGAGCCCTCCGCTGACCCGCTCCACTGTGATCTCGGCCTTCTTGCGGTCCTTTTTGATCCAGGGATCGTGGAACTACCGCACCATGATCGGGAATGGCTTCGCCTTTGCGATGCTGCCGGCGCTGAAGCGGATGTTCGGGGACGACCCAGAGGCGTTGGACGCGTCGCTACGACGCCATGTGAACCATTTTAATGTGCATCCTTACCTATCCGGGCTGGCATTAGGTGCCGCGCTCCGACTCGAAGCTGATGGCACCGACGCGGAAACAGTGACGCGGTTCAAGATGGCCATACGCGGCCCCTTGGGAGGCCTGGGGGACGCCTTGGTCTGGGCAACCTGGCTGCCCGCTGTATCGATGCTTGCCTTGGCCCTGTGGTGGGTCGGAACGCCGGACTGGATGACGGTGGTCTTCTTCTTAGTGCTTTACAACGCGGGGCACCTGGCCTTACGAGTGTGGGGCTTCCGCAGCGGTCTCCGAGAGGGTCGTGAGGTGGCGCAGGCGTTGACCCGCGCCAATCTCGTCAACATCCACGATCGCTTACGAGAAGCGGCGACAGTGATGATCGGACTCCTTGTCGGGGTCGCCTTGGCGAGCCCGACGGGGCTCGTACACACTGGACTGCCTTGGGCTGCCCTGGGGATGCTAGCCTTCGTCGTCGGACTCAAGATCGGTCATCGGATCTGGAGGCCCACGGCAATCGCGGTGGTAACCGCCATCGCGAGCCTTTCCACTTGGGGAATTGTGACGTGA
- a CDS encoding HPr family phosphocarrier protein yields the protein MTEQARIEEEVQIVNRAGMHARPAAEFVKLAGGFAANVTIEKDGLEVNGKSIMGVLMLAAEQGSTLKLTASGEDAEAAVEALADLVKRGFEEN from the coding sequence GTGACCGAACAGGCACGGATAGAAGAGGAGGTCCAGATCGTGAACCGGGCCGGAATGCACGCGCGCCCGGCCGCTGAATTTGTGAAGCTCGCCGGGGGGTTTGCCGCGAACGTGACCATCGAGAAGGACGGCTTGGAAGTGAACGGAAAGAGCATCATGGGTGTTCTCATGCTTGCCGCAGAGCAGGGGAGTACGCTCAAGCTTACCGCCAGTGGTGAGGACGCCGAGGCGGCTGTGGAAGCTCTCGCGGACCTCGTGAAGCGGGGCTTCGAGGAAAACTGA
- the ptsP gene encoding phosphoenolpyruvate--protein phosphotransferase, with amino-acid sequence MPTILDGLPASEGIASGKVFLLDWGVPVVPHRSIKSEEAKAEVARFQEARDWARERLSEIMARTEERLGTVEARIFEPQILMLDDPAVVDGTVRYIEENNLSAERAFEWRMLELKAMWARTSHPMVLDRLNDLEDLMIRVLHRLLGHHDPTDLALAEEGVIIVAPNLTPSLTVHLDALKVRGVATEQGTRTAHWAILARSLQIPAIVGVDGISKKAREGQDAIVDGRFGRIVLDPDGSDVTRFETRRERLREWEGEIATIAELDSVTKDGQFVELRANLDQPEEGEQARLHGAHGVGLFRTEFLVVGRNTMPTEEEQFEAYKKVAEAFPNKAVYIRTFDLGGDKFPMFLHMPQEENPFLGWRAIRVCLDEPELFRTQLRALLRATAFGDMRMMLPLVNEVDEIRRTREMVQEEAAKLDKEGIEYNKGYKLGVMIETPAAALEAAELARHADFFSIGTNDLVQYTLAVDRTNTRLAKLYNPFHPAVLRQIQLVARAGRAAGIEVSVCGELAANPLAAFLLLGLDITALSMAWPSLPEIKKFIRDIRISDARDAAKKALAASDSRGVTRALAEGIGDSVDLKLFQGRWSLSVPD; translated from the coding sequence ATGCCCACGATTCTCGACGGACTTCCTGCCTCCGAGGGCATCGCCTCTGGCAAGGTGTTCTTGCTGGACTGGGGTGTCCCAGTCGTTCCCCACCGCTCCATTAAGTCGGAGGAGGCCAAGGCCGAGGTGGCTCGGTTCCAAGAGGCCCGCGATTGGGCGCGGGAACGCCTGAGCGAGATTATGGCCCGTACCGAGGAACGGCTGGGTACGGTAGAGGCTCGCATCTTCGAGCCACAGATCCTCATGCTCGACGACCCTGCGGTCGTAGACGGTACGGTCCGCTACATCGAGGAGAACAACCTCTCGGCAGAGCGAGCCTTCGAGTGGCGCATGCTGGAGCTGAAGGCGATGTGGGCCAGGACGTCACATCCCATGGTGTTGGATCGCCTAAACGATCTTGAAGACTTGATGATCAGAGTTCTCCATAGGCTCTTGGGACATCATGATCCGACCGATCTGGCCCTGGCTGAGGAAGGCGTGATCATCGTGGCGCCTAACCTGACGCCGAGCCTCACGGTCCATCTCGACGCCCTGAAGGTTCGTGGGGTCGCAACAGAACAGGGCACTCGGACCGCGCATTGGGCGATCCTGGCCCGGTCGCTCCAGATCCCGGCAATTGTAGGCGTCGACGGCATTTCCAAGAAGGCGCGCGAGGGACAGGATGCGATCGTGGATGGGCGATTCGGACGAATCGTGCTCGACCCCGACGGAAGCGACGTCACGCGCTTCGAAACGCGCCGTGAGCGCCTGAGAGAATGGGAAGGGGAGATCGCGACGATCGCCGAACTGGATTCCGTCACAAAGGACGGCCAGTTCGTCGAGCTACGTGCGAACTTGGATCAGCCCGAAGAAGGAGAACAGGCGCGGCTTCACGGGGCACACGGTGTGGGGCTCTTTCGCACGGAATTCCTCGTGGTGGGACGTAACACGATGCCCACCGAGGAGGAGCAGTTCGAGGCCTACAAGAAGGTCGCCGAGGCATTCCCCAATAAGGCCGTATACATCCGCACCTTCGACCTGGGCGGGGACAAATTTCCGATGTTCCTTCACATGCCTCAGGAGGAGAACCCATTCCTCGGGTGGCGAGCGATAAGGGTTTGTTTGGATGAGCCTGAGCTCTTTCGGACGCAACTACGTGCGCTGCTCCGAGCGACGGCGTTCGGAGACATGCGCATGATGCTCCCTCTCGTGAACGAAGTGGACGAGATCCGCCGGACCCGTGAGATGGTGCAGGAAGAGGCTGCGAAGCTGGACAAGGAGGGCATCGAGTACAACAAGGGCTACAAGCTGGGGGTGATGATCGAAACGCCAGCCGCTGCGCTCGAAGCCGCCGAACTCGCTCGCCATGCCGACTTCTTTTCGATCGGGACCAACGACTTGGTCCAATACACACTGGCGGTGGACCGCACGAACACCCGCCTCGCGAAGCTGTACAACCCGTTCCATCCGGCCGTCCTTCGGCAGATCCAGTTGGTGGCTCGAGCCGGCCGCGCAGCCGGTATCGAGGTGAGCGTATGCGGCGAACTCGCCGCGAACCCTCTCGCCGCCTTTCTCCTCTTAGGGTTGGACATCACGGCTCTCTCTATGGCGTGGCCGTCCCTCCCTGAGATCAAGAAATTCATCCGCGACATTCGTATTTCGGACGCGCGCGACGCCGCCAAAAAGGCGTTGGCTGCCTCGGACAGTCGTGGGGTCACCCGAGCCCTCGCTGAAGGCATAGGGGACTCCGTCGACCTCAAGCTTTTTCAGGGTCGCTGGAGCTTGTCGGTCCCGGATTGA
- the metK gene encoding methionine adenosyltransferase, with protein sequence MSRTLFTSESVTEGHPDKIADQISDAVLDHLLAKDPNSRVACETLVTTGLAFVAGEVTTDCYVHIPDVVRGTLARIGYTNAMYGIDSNTCAVLTNLDQQSADIAMGVDTGGAGDQGMMFGYASNETPELMPATIQYAHALTHRLAEVRKSGEVPWLRPDGKSQVTVEYDGDKPVRVHTVVISAQHHDDVHQSDIISTLTEKVVKPVIPAELFDEDCILHINPTGRFVVGGPHGDAGLTGRKIIVDTYGGVGRHGGGAFSGKDATKVDRSAAYASRWAAKNIVAAGLADRCEIQLAYAIGVAEPVSIRVNTFGTGKVEEAELTRALREVFDFTPSGIIDRLGLRSAIYTPTAAYGHFGRTPEVRKPSAGGDEVQFFSWELTDRVDDLKNAVGA encoded by the coding sequence TTGAGTCGCACACTCTTTACTTCAGAGTCCGTCACCGAAGGTCACCCGGACAAGATCGCAGACCAGATTTCGGATGCCGTCCTCGATCATCTCCTTGCCAAAGATCCCAACTCGCGGGTGGCATGTGAGACGTTGGTGACGACCGGACTCGCCTTTGTTGCGGGTGAAGTCACCACCGATTGTTATGTGCACATTCCGGATGTGGTGCGTGGTACGCTGGCTCGGATCGGCTATACGAATGCGATGTACGGAATCGACTCGAATACGTGCGCGGTTCTGACGAATCTGGACCAGCAGTCTGCCGATATCGCGATGGGCGTGGATACCGGAGGTGCAGGTGACCAGGGCATGATGTTCGGGTACGCCTCGAACGAGACACCCGAATTGATGCCGGCTACGATCCAGTATGCCCATGCGCTCACGCATCGTTTGGCTGAAGTGCGTAAGTCGGGTGAGGTGCCTTGGCTCCGACCGGACGGAAAGAGCCAAGTCACGGTCGAATACGACGGCGACAAACCTGTTCGGGTTCACACCGTAGTGATCAGTGCTCAGCATCACGACGATGTGCACCAATCCGACATCATCTCGACCCTGACGGAAAAGGTGGTTAAGCCGGTCATTCCGGCCGAGTTGTTCGACGAGGACTGCATCCTGCACATCAACCCGACGGGCCGGTTCGTGGTCGGCGGACCTCACGGTGATGCCGGCCTGACGGGCCGGAAGATCATCGTGGACACCTACGGTGGTGTGGGACGGCACGGAGGCGGAGCCTTCTCAGGAAAAGATGCGACCAAGGTGGACCGCTCGGCCGCCTACGCGTCACGTTGGGCCGCAAAGAACATCGTGGCTGCCGGGCTCGCGGACCGATGTGAAATTCAGCTCGCTTACGCGATCGGGGTCGCGGAGCCGGTGTCGATCCGGGTCAACACGTTCGGGACCGGAAAGGTCGAGGAAGCGGAACTGACTCGCGCACTACGAGAGGTCTTCGACTTCACGCCATCGGGCATCATCGATCGACTCGGCCTGCGATCGGCCATCTACACGCCCACGGCCGCCTACGGCCACTTCGGGCGCACGCCTGAGGTCCGAAAGCCTAGTGCGGGGGGTGACGAGGTCCAGTTCTTCTCTTGGGAGCTCACGGATCGAGTGGATGACCTCAAGAATGCGGTTGGTGCCTGA
- a CDS encoding bifunctional nuclease family protein: MTSRMRLVPEGVEPNARFGVLVGAHRTDRPVFILGRRTSPLLVEVRVQELGLDNSNKTPVVLLQELQGERVLPIWIGPSEARAIAVQMAEIPFPRPLTHDLFCSLLHGLGGTLQKVIVTRMEGGTYYAQLLVERNGEVFSVDARPSDSIAVALRANARVFVDDELLEADTIEISEGEETPQGLPFAATEEGNGPGPVDMGPEELKEHLQRLAPEDFGRFNP, from the coding sequence ATGACCTCAAGAATGCGGTTGGTGCCTGAGGGAGTAGAACCGAACGCTCGCTTTGGAGTACTGGTGGGCGCGCATAGGACGGACCGTCCTGTTTTTATCCTCGGTCGGAGGACCTCGCCGTTGCTGGTTGAAGTGAGAGTTCAGGAATTGGGGCTCGACAACTCCAACAAGACGCCTGTCGTGTTATTGCAGGAACTCCAAGGTGAGCGCGTGCTCCCCATTTGGATCGGCCCCAGCGAGGCGCGCGCTATTGCGGTTCAGATGGCAGAGATCCCGTTCCCGAGACCTCTGACCCACGATCTCTTTTGTTCATTGCTTCACGGGCTGGGCGGGACACTCCAGAAGGTCATCGTGACCCGAATGGAGGGAGGGACCTACTACGCGCAGCTGCTTGTAGAGCGAAATGGGGAGGTCTTCTCGGTAGATGCTCGTCCGTCCGACTCGATCGCTGTGGCTTTGAGAGCCAACGCTCGGGTCTTCGTAGACGACGAACTTCTCGAGGCCGACACCATCGAGATCTCTGAGGGCGAAGAAACGCCCCAGGGACTCCCGTTTGCAGCAACGGAGGAGGGCAATGGCCCGGGCCCGGTGGACATGGGGCCAGAAGAGCTGAAGGAACACCTGCAACGACTCGCCCCTGAGGACTTTGGCCGCTTCAATCCGTAG